The following are encoded in a window of Thermoanaerobacter ethanolicus JW 200 genomic DNA:
- a CDS encoding copper amine oxidase N-terminal domain-containing protein, giving the protein MKKWSVVTGVVMLILAFAAGVFASNHIKISNHIKIIVNGQEIKPDVPPQIINGRTMVPVKWIAKALGADVQLEQSSEGYTVKITSKLLERLHAIEPEQPNTIVNDWNREQIKQFLEQNKIHSIQDIRSLGCKVPFEITSEDDSWIRPIYSKAWHSTFMGGKYSDITQLISCAQRNFFIYTGGLSEGAGLYYMIGFSEDWEKPVGSSFNSSHSFELWLLSHKVKEIYRLDDEWLVVVEPQLQGYQTVRINYSDAGIMVDKETKSRIMLFRMVTPEGYELERAAEVLPVQ; this is encoded by the coding sequence ATGAAGAAGTGGTCAGTAGTTACAGGTGTTGTCATGTTAATACTAGCCTTTGCTGCAGGTGTTTTCGCATCTAATCATATTAAGATTTCTAATCATATTAAGATCATTGTTAACGGCCAAGAAATCAAACCAGACGTTCCACCGCAAATTATTAACGGAAGAACTATGGTCCCTGTAAAGTGGATTGCTAAAGCATTAGGTGCTGATGTCCAGTTGGAACAGAGCAGTGAAGGTTATACAGTAAAAATAACTTCAAAGCTGTTGGAGAGGTTACATGCCATTGAGCCAGAACAACCTAACACAATAGTGAACGATTGGAACAGAGAACAAATTAAACAGTTCTTAGAACAAAATAAGATTCATTCTATTCAAGATATCCGTTCGCTTGGTTGTAAAGTTCCTTTTGAAATTACCAGCGAAGATGATAGCTGGATTCGACCTATTTACTCTAAAGCTTGGCATAGTACCTTTATGGGAGGAAAATATAGTGACATAACACAACTTATTAGTTGTGCTCAACGCAACTTTTTCATTTATACCGGAGGACTTTCTGAAGGAGCAGGGTTGTATTACATGATTGGATTTTCAGAAGACTGGGAAAAACCAGTCGGCAGTTCTTTTAATTCATCACATTCTTTTGAACTATGGCTATTATCTCATAAGGTTAAAGAAATCTACCGATTGGATGATGAATGGTTGGTGGTAGTTGAACCTCAACTTCAAGGTTACCAAACGGTGAGGATAAACTATAGTGATGCTGGGATAATGGTGGATAAAGAAACAAAG
- a CDS encoding sigma-70 family RNA polymerase sigma factor → MEIIQEVKKAKQGDKSSFAKLIYHFEKDMYIVAKSILQDDNDCADAVSETVLKAYESISQLKHPKYFKTWLMKILVNNCYQIKRLQKRVITVDDFPDIPVPQEEYNNTELYQVLNKLEDDLKVIVVMYYLQDMSVKEIS, encoded by the coding sequence TTGGAAATCATACAAGAAGTAAAGAAAGCCAAGCAAGGAGACAAGTCTTCCTTTGCAAAACTCATATACCATTTTGAAAAAGACATGTATATAGTGGCAAAAAGCATATTGCAAGACGACAATGACTGTGCTGATGCCGTATCTGAAACTGTACTAAAAGCTTATGAGTCTATTTCTCAATTAAAGCATCCAAAGTATTTTAAAACATGGCTTATGAAAATTCTAGTTAACAATTGCTACCAAATAAAACGCCTCCAGAAAAGAGTAATAACAGTAGATGACTTCCCTGATATTCCTGTACCCCAGGAAGAATACAACAACACAGAATTGTATCAAGTGTTAAACAAATTAGAAGATGATTTAAAAGTAATAGTGGTAATGTATTATTTACAAGACATGTCAGTCAAAGAAATTTCTTAA
- a CDS encoding DUF4179 domain-containing protein — MNKKIDRQIRDFLQNRDIKVPEYFHKKVETTLNTIKEMKGDNKVPKNTTSKKITLGALLKVASLLIVAILTVGIIDPAIGKNIPIINSVFEYLSNKGIEKAEYQKYAVGIGASQISKGVEVTLNEAAFDGSRLVVGYIIKDNHIPKKIEKDKIYIDSSAETTINNENLSAGSNTVSGILTDDNTFIASGKYELVRGYLDKIPSSIDVKINIREITFYEGTNRHTIKGKWNFSFTVPASSAKVDLKVLEPKIVIKDKLGEIKFNKIILSPFSTSIEIEAPQDPVVGWYEYTDEYQYMQPSLWTVTDDKGNILKWEAEYNLFDINGKVEKDKAYPRLIKFSPVSPDTAYINIKSSKFEVKLPVK, encoded by the coding sequence ATGAATAAAAAAATTGACAGACAAATACGTGACTTTTTGCAAAATAGAGACATTAAAGTGCCTGAATACTTCCATAAAAAAGTAGAAACTACATTAAATACAATAAAAGAAATGAAAGGAGACAACAAAGTGCCAAAAAATACTACTTCTAAGAAAATCACCTTAGGAGCACTTTTAAAAGTAGCTTCCCTTTTAATCGTAGCAATACTGACAGTAGGAATAATAGACCCTGCTATAGGGAAAAATATTCCTATAATCAATTCTGTATTTGAATATCTATCAAATAAAGGTATAGAAAAGGCTGAGTATCAAAAATACGCTGTAGGAATAGGGGCTTCGCAAATATCTAAAGGTGTTGAAGTGACACTGAATGAAGCAGCTTTTGATGGCTCTAGGTTAGTGGTAGGATATATAATAAAAGACAACCATATCCCAAAAAAAATAGAAAAAGATAAAATTTACATTGATAGCAGTGCTGAAACAACAATAAATAATGAAAATTTATCTGCTGGCAGTAACACTGTTTCAGGAATTTTAACTGATGACAATACTTTTATAGCATCAGGAAAATATGAACTTGTGAGAGGATATCTCGATAAAATCCCCTCTTCTATAGATGTAAAAATCAATATAAGAGAAATAACTTTTTATGAAGGAACAAATAGACACACTATTAAAGGCAAATGGAACTTTAGTTTTACGGTTCCTGCCTCCAGCGCTAAAGTTGACTTAAAAGTATTAGAACCGAAAATTGTAATCAAAGACAAATTAGGTGAAATCAAATTTAATAAAATAATTCTTTCACCCTTTTCCACCAGCATAGAAATTGAAGCTCCACAAGACCCTGTAGTAGGCTGGTATGAATATACTGACGAATATCAATATATGCAACCCAGCTTATGGACTGTGACTGACGACAAAGGCAATATCCTAAAGTGGGAAGCAGAGTATAATCTTTTTGATATAAATGGCAAAGTAGAAAAAGATAAAGCCTATCCCAGATTAATAAAATTCTCTCCTGTCAGCCCCGATACTGCATATATAAATATCAAATCCAGTAAATTTGAAGTAAAATTGCCTGTAAAATAA
- a CDS encoding ABC-2 transporter permease, with product MFSLILKDILISKKILLLTAASLIVWVPTFRNFAAVGIMAGMTYMGMIIASSADETNKADILLNSLPLKRHEIVLAKYLSIFVYSAIGIAIYLLVAAATKVLGFPIYVYPINFKAVIYGILAVSFLNGIYLPLMFKFGHGFSGIMYIILIFGFSYGISYVIRLFEKLVNYDWFQNIVSFIMNQSDTVKMLFITALALIILTVSCLLSVKFYKNREF from the coding sequence ATGTTCAGTTTGATTTTAAAAGATATACTGATAAGCAAAAAAATTTTATTGCTTACTGCTGCTTCTCTTATAGTATGGGTGCCGACTTTCCGAAATTTCGCAGCGGTAGGAATAATGGCAGGTATGACATACATGGGAATGATAATTGCAAGCTCAGCTGATGAAACAAACAAAGCTGATATTTTGTTAAATAGTTTGCCTCTAAAAAGGCATGAAATTGTATTGGCAAAATACCTGTCTATATTTGTCTATTCAGCAATAGGCATAGCTATTTATTTGTTAGTTGCAGCAGCTACAAAAGTACTAGGCTTTCCTATTTATGTATATCCTATCAATTTTAAAGCTGTAATTTACGGCATACTGGCGGTGAGTTTTCTAAATGGCATATACCTTCCTTTAATGTTTAAATTTGGACATGGTTTTTCTGGGATTATGTACATTATTTTGATTTTTGGATTTTCTTATGGCATATCTTATGTTATAAGACTTTTTGAAAAACTTGTAAATTATGATTGGTTTCAAAATATTGTATCTTTTATAATGAATCAATCAGATACAGTGAAAATGTTGTTTATAACTGCTTTAGCGCTTATTATACTGACGGTTTCATGTTTATTATCTGTTAAGTTTTATAAAAATAGGGAGTTTTAA
- a CDS encoding ABC transporter ATP-binding protein, producing MEPILEVRNLRKSFKGFTLKDISFSLPRGFIMGFIGPNGAGKSTTIKLIMNLLKRDGGEIKVFGLDNIKHEKEIKERIGFVYEESYFYGDLTISEMKRVIALLYKNWDEEAFMKYLKEFDLPAKRKIKSLSRGMKIKFALAIALSHGAELLIMDEPTSGLDPLIRNELLDIFSSLIQDENKSIFFSTHITSDLDKIADYITLINRGEIIFSSTKDEIIENYGIVKGSKDILDENIKKYFVGIKENKFGFEGLVKDKKKIRKLLKDTVIVEKPTLEDVMLYFTKEEFKCSV from the coding sequence ATGGAGCCAATTTTGGAAGTTAGGAATTTAAGAAAAAGTTTTAAAGGGTTTACATTAAAAGATATCAGTTTTTCACTGCCAAGAGGGTTTATTATGGGTTTCATTGGACCTAATGGGGCAGGGAAAAGTACGACTATTAAGCTTATTATGAATTTGCTAAAAAGAGATGGAGGGGAAATTAAAGTTTTTGGGTTAGATAATATAAAACATGAAAAGGAAATAAAAGAAAGAATTGGGTTTGTATATGAAGAAAGTTATTTTTATGGAGACTTAACTATTTCTGAAATGAAAAGAGTTATAGCCCTCCTGTATAAAAACTGGGATGAGGAAGCTTTTATGAAGTATTTAAAAGAATTTGATTTGCCAGCTAAAAGAAAAATAAAGAGTTTATCCAGGGGAATGAAAATAAAATTTGCCCTTGCCATAGCGTTGTCCCATGGGGCTGAACTTCTCATTATGGATGAGCCGACTTCAGGGCTGGATCCTTTGATAAGAAATGAACTTCTGGATATTTTTTCTTCTTTAATACAGGATGAAAACAAAAGTATTTTCTTTTCAACTCATATAACCTCTGATTTGGATAAAATTGCTGATTACATCACTTTGATTAATAGAGGTGAAATAATATTTAGTAGCACAAAAGATGAAATTATAGAAAATTACGGGATTGTCAAGGGGAGCAAAGACATTTTGGATGAGAATATTAAAAAATATTTTGTGGGAATCAAGGAAAATAAGTTTGGATTTGAAGGATTAGTGAAGGATAAAAAGAAAATAAGAAAGCTTTTAAAAGATACTGTCATTGTTGAGAAACCCACTTTAGAAGACGTGATGTTATATTTTACAAAGGAGGAGTTTAAATGTTCAGTTTGA
- a CDS encoding GntR family transcriptional regulator, with protein MNIIISNSADEPIYEQIVRQIKEAILKGELEEGELLPSIRNLAKELQISVITTKRAYDELEKEGFITTIPGKGTYVAAQNKELMREKRLKIVEEKLVEAIIAAKAVNLSLEEIKEMLEILYKEV; from the coding sequence ATGAACATTATCATTTCAAATTCAGCGGATGAGCCTATATATGAGCAAATTGTCAGACAAATCAAAGAAGCAATTTTGAAAGGAGAGTTGGAGGAGGGAGAACTGCTTCCTTCTATTAGGAATTTAGCAAAAGAACTGCAGATTAGCGTAATTACGACGAAAAGAGCTTATGATGAACTTGAAAAAGAAGGATTCATTACTACAATTCCGGGAAAGGGTACTTACGTAGCAGCGCAAAACAAGGAATTAATGCGTGAGAAACGGCTAAAAATTGTAGAAGAAAAATTAGTAGAAGCGATTATAGCTGCAAAAGCAGTAAACTTATCCTTAGAAGAGATAAAAGAGATGTTAGAGATTTTGTATAAGGAGGTCTAA
- a CDS encoding M3 family oligoendopeptidase, whose amino-acid sequence MRWSLEKLYTSFDSEEFKKDNEKILSSIEHIKKWCEENLQTDENAKEKLEYYIKFKNELGDLLVKVRGFSLLSLSVDVKNEKALKAVETLENVTTMLAEPETKFKRWLLNLKNVDEIIESSSYLKSHEFYVKETIKEAEHLLSEKEEIILAKMKNTGSEAWAKLHEFLTSTLLVDININGEEKKLPLSVVRNMAYDKDPYIRKTAYFAELNSYKKIEEASAACLNGIKGEVLTATELRKYSSPLEMTLQRSRMDFETLDAMLKAIEEYLPVFRKYLKEKAKLLGHKEGLPFYDLFAPVGKLDKKLTFEEAREFIVENFKSFSKDLAEFADNAFRNNWIDAEPREGKRGGAFCFNLHPIKESRILANYDGSFSNVLTLAHELGHGYHGHLLADETLINSRYPMPIAETASIFNEHIIVNSALKTATKEEKLSIIENSLQRSTQTIVDIYSRFLFEDELLKRRKDHSLSVEELKQMMIDAQKKTYGDGLDQNYMHPYMWINKPHYYDADLNYYNFPYAFGELFVKGLICKYNQEGEKFVEEYKELLSQTGKKNLYELGKIVGFDIHSIDFWRKSLDVIKEEIEQFISLI is encoded by the coding sequence ATGAGATGGTCGTTAGAAAAGCTTTATACCTCCTTTGACAGCGAAGAATTTAAAAAAGACAACGAAAAGATACTTTCATCAATTGAACACATAAAAAAGTGGTGCGAGGAAAACCTCCAAACAGATGAAAATGCAAAAGAAAAGCTTGAGTACTACATAAAGTTTAAAAATGAACTGGGAGACCTTTTAGTAAAAGTGAGGGGCTTTTCTTTGCTCTCTTTAAGTGTAGATGTTAAAAATGAAAAAGCCCTCAAAGCAGTTGAAACCCTTGAAAATGTTACAACAATGCTGGCAGAGCCTGAAACAAAATTCAAAAGGTGGCTTTTAAACCTCAAAAACGTAGATGAAATAATAGAATCCTCTTCATACCTCAAATCTCATGAGTTTTACGTAAAAGAAACAATAAAGGAAGCCGAACACCTCCTATCAGAAAAAGAAGAAATAATACTGGCAAAAATGAAAAACACGGGTTCAGAAGCATGGGCAAAGTTACATGAGTTTTTAACCTCCACACTACTTGTAGATATAAACATAAATGGAGAAGAAAAAAAACTGCCTCTTTCAGTTGTCAGAAACATGGCTTATGACAAGGACCCTTACATAAGGAAGACTGCCTACTTTGCAGAGTTAAATTCCTACAAAAAGATAGAAGAAGCCTCAGCCGCCTGTCTAAACGGAATAAAAGGTGAAGTCCTCACTGCAACAGAATTGAGAAAATACTCTTCTCCCCTCGAAATGACGTTACAGCGCTCTCGTATGGATTTTGAAACCCTTGATGCAATGTTAAAAGCCATAGAAGAATATTTACCAGTATTTAGAAAGTATTTAAAAGAAAAAGCAAAGCTTTTAGGTCACAAAGAAGGACTTCCTTTCTATGACCTCTTTGCCCCTGTAGGAAAACTGGACAAAAAACTTACCTTTGAAGAGGCTAGAGAATTTATTGTAGAAAACTTCAAGTCTTTCAGTAAAGACCTTGCAGAATTTGCAGATAACGCTTTTAGAAATAATTGGATTGATGCAGAACCTAGAGAAGGCAAGAGAGGAGGAGCCTTTTGCTTTAACCTGCATCCAATAAAAGAAAGCAGAATTCTCGCAAACTATGATGGAAGTTTTTCTAATGTTTTGACATTAGCCCACGAATTAGGACATGGATACCACGGCCATCTACTGGCAGATGAAACATTAATAAACTCAAGGTACCCTATGCCCATAGCTGAAACTGCCTCTATCTTTAATGAGCACATAATAGTAAACTCCGCATTAAAAACGGCAACTAAAGAAGAAAAACTGTCAATTATAGAAAATTCTCTCCAGCGCTCCACTCAAACCATAGTCGATATTTACTCAAGATTTTTATTTGAAGATGAACTCCTAAAAAGGCGAAAAGACCATTCCTTATCTGTGGAAGAACTAAAACAAATGATGATAGATGCTCAGAAAAAAACTTATGGAGATGGACTTGACCAAAATTATATGCACCCTTACATGTGGATAAATAAACCCCACTATTACGATGCTGACTTAAACTATTACAATTTCCCTTACGCTTTTGGTGAACTATTTGTAAAAGGCCTAATTTGCAAGTACAATCAAGAAGGAGAAAAATTCGTAGAGGAGTACAAAGAACTTTTATCCCAAACAGGCAAGAAAAATCTTTACGAATTAGGAAAAATCGTGGGATTTGACATACATTCTATCGATTTCTGGAGAAAATCTCTCGATGTCATAAAAGAAGAAATAGAACAATTTATTTCACTGATATGA
- the argH gene encoding argininosuccinate lyase, producing the protein MKLWGGRFKSETDKLMEEFNSSISFDIRLLKHDILGSIAHAKGLYKAGVLTEDELNLIEKGLKEILDETNVGEIPNDEDVHSYVERLLTEKIGDTGRKLHTGRSRNDQVATDERLYLREEIDKIKEDLIKLIDTLKEMAETYKEAIMPGYTHLQRAQPVTFGHHLLAYVEMFKRDLSRLEDMVKRVNVMPLGSGALAGTTFDIDRKYVASLLGFDDITLNSMDGVSDRDFVIEFLSFASITMMHLSRFCEELILWSTKEFDFIEMDDRFSTGSSMMPQKKNPDAAELIRGKTGRVYGDLITILTVMKGLPLAYNKDMQEDKEALFDGIDTLKMSLRVFTEMIKTIKVKTEKMEKAAKYGYMNATDFADYLVQKGIPFRTAHEIAGKVVLYAIERNLPIEELSLEELKKFSDVIEKDVYGAIDLKNILKKRKTIGAPKI; encoded by the coding sequence ATGAAGCTGTGGGGAGGTAGGTTTAAAAGCGAGACGGACAAACTAATGGAGGAGTTTAATTCCTCCATTTCTTTTGATATTAGGCTTTTAAAGCATGACATATTAGGCTCAATTGCCCATGCAAAAGGACTTTATAAAGCTGGAGTGCTGACAGAAGATGAGCTCAATTTAATAGAAAAAGGGTTAAAGGAAATTCTTGATGAAACCAATGTAGGAGAGATACCAAATGATGAAGATGTTCATTCTTATGTTGAAAGGCTTTTAACTGAGAAAATAGGCGATACAGGGCGTAAACTTCACACAGGAAGAAGTCGAAACGACCAGGTTGCGACAGATGAAAGGCTTTATTTGAGAGAAGAGATAGACAAAATAAAAGAGGATTTAATAAAACTTATAGATACCTTAAAAGAAATGGCTGAAACTTATAAAGAAGCGATTATGCCGGGATATACACATTTGCAAAGGGCACAGCCTGTGACTTTTGGCCATCATCTTCTTGCCTATGTTGAAATGTTTAAAAGAGATTTATCAAGGCTTGAGGATATGGTGAAAAGAGTCAATGTAATGCCTTTAGGCTCTGGTGCACTTGCGGGTACCACCTTTGATATTGATAGAAAATACGTGGCATCTCTTTTAGGGTTCGATGATATAACTTTAAACAGCATGGATGGTGTAAGCGATAGAGACTTTGTAATAGAATTTTTAAGCTTTGCCTCTATAACAATGATGCATTTGAGCAGATTCTGTGAGGAATTAATTTTGTGGTCCACCAAAGAATTTGATTTTATTGAGATGGACGACAGATTTTCAACAGGAAGCAGTATGATGCCACAAAAGAAAAACCCCGATGCAGCAGAATTAATAAGGGGCAAAACCGGCAGGGTTTACGGCGATTTGATTACAATACTTACTGTGATGAAAGGACTTCCTCTTGCATATAACAAAGACATGCAGGAGGATAAAGAGGCTTTGTTTGATGGAATAGACACTTTAAAAATGTCTTTAAGAGTTTTTACAGAAATGATAAAGACAATTAAAGTAAAGACTGAGAAGATGGAAAAAGCTGCAAAATATGGTTACATGAATGCTACAGATTTTGCAGACTATCTTGTACAAAAAGGTATTCCTTTTAGGACCGCCCATGAAATTGCAGGCAAAGTTGTCTTATATGCGATAGAACGAAACTTACCAATTGAAGAGTTATCACTTGAAGAACTTAAAAAATTCAGCGATGTAATAGAAAAAGATGTATATGGGGCGATAGATCTTAAAAATATATTGAAGAAAAGAAAAACTATAGGTGCACCAAAGATATAA
- a CDS encoding argininosuccinate synthase has product MLKGEKVVLAYSGGLDTSVIIPWLKENYECEIIAACIDVGQGEELKHIKDKALASGASKVYIEDVKEEFVKDYIFPTLKAGAVYEGKYLLGTSMARPLIAKKLVEIAHKEGAKAIAHGATGKGNDQVRFEVSIHALDPSIKIIAPWRIWDLKSREDEIDYAKKKGIPIPVTKEKIYSVDNNLWHISHEGGDLEDPWNEPKSDLYDIITPPDKAPDKPEYVVIEFEKGIPVKVNGKALEPVKLIEELNVIAGRNGVGIADIVENRLVGMKSRGVYETPAGTLLHAAHKELEYLVLDKETMRFKDLVSQKYADLVYNGLWFSPLKAALDAFVEETQKNVTGVVRLKLYKGNVINAGAKSPYSLYNEEFVTFGKDEVYNQKDAEGFINLFGLSLKIKALMEMERKDMDEAVGR; this is encoded by the coding sequence ATGTTAAAAGGCGAAAAAGTGGTACTTGCTTATTCAGGAGGACTTGACACATCAGTAATTATACCATGGCTTAAAGAAAACTATGAATGTGAGATAATAGCGGCTTGCATTGATGTAGGACAGGGAGAAGAACTTAAACATATAAAAGACAAGGCTTTAGCGAGTGGTGCCAGTAAAGTATATATTGAAGACGTAAAAGAAGAATTTGTCAAAGATTATATATTTCCTACTTTAAAGGCTGGTGCTGTTTACGAAGGGAAATACCTTTTAGGCACTTCAATGGCGAGACCTTTAATTGCCAAAAAACTTGTGGAGATTGCCCACAAAGAGGGTGCAAAGGCAATAGCTCATGGTGCGACAGGCAAAGGCAATGACCAGGTGAGGTTTGAGGTATCAATACATGCTCTTGACCCTTCAATAAAAATCATAGCCCCGTGGAGGATATGGGATTTAAAATCAAGGGAAGATGAAATAGACTATGCGAAAAAGAAAGGGATTCCAATCCCTGTTACTAAAGAAAAAATATACAGTGTCGATAATAACTTGTGGCATATAAGCCATGAAGGTGGCGACCTTGAAGACCCCTGGAATGAGCCTAAAAGCGACCTTTACGATATAATCACCCCACCTGACAAAGCCCCAGATAAGCCGGAATATGTAGTTATAGAATTTGAAAAGGGCATACCTGTGAAAGTAAACGGCAAAGCTTTAGAACCTGTCAAATTAATAGAAGAATTAAACGTAATTGCAGGAAGAAACGGTGTGGGGATAGCCGACATTGTTGAAAATAGGCTTGTAGGGATGAAATCTCGCGGTGTTTATGAAACTCCTGCAGGGACACTGCTTCACGCTGCTCACAAAGAACTTGAATATCTTGTGCTTGATAAGGAAACAATGAGGTTTAAGGATTTGGTTTCACAAAAATATGCAGACCTTGTTTACAACGGTTTGTGGTTTTCACCACTTAAAGCTGCGCTAGACGCTTTTGTGGAGGAAACGCAAAAAAATGTAACGGGTGTTGTAAGACTGAAGCTTTATAAAGGAAATGTCATAAACGCAGGAGCAAAATCTCCTTATTCTCTTTACAATGAAGAATTTGTAACTTTTGGTAAAGATGAGGTTTATAATCAAAAAGATGCAGAAGGATTCATAAATCTCTTTGGACTTTCTTTAAAAATTAAGGCGTTGATGGAAATGGAGAGGAAGGATATGGATGAAGCTGTGGGGAGGTAG